The Mauremys mutica isolate MM-2020 ecotype Southern chromosome 1, ASM2049712v1, whole genome shotgun sequence genome has a segment encoding these proteins:
- the STYXL2 gene encoding serine/threonine/tyrosine-interacting-like protein 2, with amino-acid sequence MASGKDSDSEQVVPDEEDRPDVKAVQARYLRSPSPSQYSVISDTDTESIFMEPIHLSSAVAAKQIINEELKTKEVKVDSVCPGMLESAEQLLVEDLYNRVKEKIDDTSLFNTPCVMDLQRALMKDRLESPWDPVDEVWPNVFIAEKSVAVNKGRLKRLGITHILNAAHGTGVYTGPDFYNGLNIQYLGIEVDDFPEMDISKHFHQAAEFLDEALLTYRGKILVSSEMGISRSAVLVAAYLMIFHHMTILEALMTIRKKRAIYPNDGFLKQLRELNEKLLEEREQEDPGDDDDTASQSSVIEAGTHSLLSGVEVSGSVVGAKVHPITVEEEDTTSILGSVMSSSSMGKASLVSKQPTLISEEEEEQLYEEWRQKQGLPAREPPNQDVESTPTKFPDQGGEESEENVERIIQEWQSRNAKYEKEGYWLPREEDGVSNMGERPYPSSELGDTESVSSLDIQILKQQLEASSINRLRRGRTDSMSTESTWDMWNQRLLEIEKEAAQRCRSRNKSGVESPEPEPGRKGRDVDVENVISDTSSFHNFCKKNKDKLTPLERWKIKRIQFGFHKKDLETSVSPKMEDGSQPVEESAEEEKDLSDVNLTAYQAWKIKHQKRVGNDNKDDIVELAKGEDSASAKRKQRRMELLEHSKKILEESQSLCSWETESAMSGSIPLSSLWPSTPSISGAEDSASSLSMQSNRSSLPQNRSSAGAMQPQMPTTPLPNIPVGPGDVISMASIQNWIASVVNETIAQKQNEIMMLSHPPSTLASSVRSGDFGRCLDDDKASLLSAQSGMSVASSLLRQRDMNGADTQSILSSSASMSMRAGGSSSSMRVTQTSKPLYSLFADDIDLKKLSRKEKEMQMEMREKMSDYQIEKLVRDNKRSTLFKKKKAQGEDEEKVEDNTENTIGGIRYPFQTDLDRTDPASAFSGQFANTGAMNSEVETNVDKWLSGLKAEGKTSYHDHAEKAREKYNRSSTLREVDSEACKYSFSRSQREEVNSSSSYQCKGDSLRTISRFSSTSAKEDKEMYKFTRTKARETSSREENPEPSYDSESPGPSTQSRVRSRHLEKSEEESSSNMSEFGAKRKFIQSFSKSEDDGDREEKVEESEERFASRQFSQYRRSTHKEEEMDDDAIIAAWRSRQEETKAKLRRRREE; translated from the exons ATGGCAAGCGGCAAGGACTCCGACAGCGAGCAGGTGGTACCAGATGAAGAGGATAGGCCAGACGTGAAGGCAGTGCAGGCCCGCTACctccgcagcccctcccccagcca GTATTCAGTGATATCGGACACAGACACAGAAAGCATCTTCATGGAGCCTatccacctgtcctctgcagTAGCTGCTAAACAGATAATAAATGAAG AGCTGAAGACAAAGGAGGTCAAAGTGGATTCAGTCTGTCCGGGGATGTTGGAGTCTGCAGAGCAGCTGCTGGTGGAGGACCTGTACAATCGAGTTAAAGAAAAGATTGATGACACCAGCTTGTTCAACACACCGTGTGTGATGGACTTGCAGAGGGCACTCATGAAGGACAGGCTGGAGTCCCCCTGGGATCCTGTGGATGAAGTCTGGCCCAACGTCTTTATAGCAGAAAA gAGTGTTGCAGTGAACAAAGGCCGTCTGAAGAGGCTTGGGATCACTCATATCCTGAATGCGGCTCATGGTACTGGCGTGTACACAGGGCCAGATTTCTACAATGGTTTGAATATCCAGTACTTGGGCATTGAGGTGGATGATTTCCCAGAGATGGACATTTCCAAACACTTTCACCAGGCTGCGGAGTTCCTTGATGAAGCACTGCTGACATACAGAG GTAAAATCCTGGTAAGCAGTGAAATGGGAATCAGTCGCTCAGCTGTGCTGGTGGCTGCTTACCTGATGATCTTCCACCACATGACCATCTTAGAGGCCCTGATGACTATAAGGAAGAAGCGTGCCATTTACCCCAATGACGGCTTCCTGAAACAGCTCAGGGAGCTCAATGAGAAGCTGCTGGAGGAACGAGAGCAGGAAGACCCTGGGGATGATGATGACACAGCCAGCCAGAGTTCTGTCATCGAAGCAGGGACCCATTCCCTGCTGTCTGGAGTGGAGGTCTCTGGGAGTGTCGTGGGAGCCAAAGTGCACCCCATCACAGTAGAGGAAGAGGATACCACCAGCATTCTGGGAAGTGTTATGAGTTCTTCCTCCATGGGAAAAGCTAGCTTGGTTTCCAAACAACCCACTCTGatcagtgaggaggaggaggaacagctGTATGAGGAATGGAGGCAGAAGCAAGGCCTGCCAGCAAGAGAGCCACCAAATCAGGATGTGGAAAGCACACCTACAAAATTTCCAGATCAAGGAGGAGAGGAATCTGAGGAGAATGTGGAACGGATTATTCAAGAGTGGCAGAGTCGAAATGCAAAATATGAAAAGGAAGGTTATTGGCTACCCAGGGAGGAGGATGGAGTCTCCAACATGGGAGAAAGGCCGTATCCTTCAAGTGAACTGGGTGACACGGAGAGTGTGAGCAGCCTTGACATCCAAATCCTGAAGCAACAACTGGAAGCCAGCAGCATCAACAGACTGAGGAGGGGCCGCACAGATTCTATGTCTACGGAGAGCACCTGGGATATGTGGAACCAGAGGCTGCTGGAGATTGAGAAGGAAGCTGCTCAGAGATGCCGTTCCAGGAATAAAAGTGGTGTTGAAAGTCCAGAACCAGAGCCAGGAAGAAAGGGCAGAGATGTGGATGTGGAGAATGTTATCTCAGATACCAGCTCCTTTCATAacttctgcaaaaagaacaaagacAAGCTGACCCCTCTTGAAAGGTGGAAGATCAAGAGAATCCAGTTTGGCTTTCACAAGAAGGATTTAGAAACCTCTGTGTCCCCCAAGATGGAAGATGGCAGCCAGCCAGTCGAGGAGTCAGCAGAAGAAGAGAAGGATCTATCAGATGTCAACCTGACAGCTTACCAGGCCTGGAAAATAAAACACCAGAAGAGGGTGGGCAATGATAACAAGGATGATATTGTGGAGCTTGCCAAGGGCGAAGATTCTGCTTCAGCCAAAAGGAAGCAGAGGAGAATGGAGCTACTTGAACATTCAAAAAAGATCCTGGAAGAAAGCCAGTCCCTGTGCAGCTGGGAGACAGAGAGCGCAATGAGTGGGAGTATCCCGCTGTCATCTCTTTGGCCCTCAACACCTTCCATAAGTGGTGCTGAAGATTCAGCTTCTTCACTGAGCATGCAGAGCAACCGTTCATCTTTACCTCAGAACAGAAGCAGCGCTGGGGCTATGCAGCCCCAAATgccaactacacctctacccaaCATCCCAGTTGGCCCAGGTGATGTGATATCCATGGCCAGCATTCAGAACTGGATTGCCAGTGTGGTTAACGAAACCATTGCTCAGAAACAAAATGAGATAATGATGTTGTCCCACCCGCCCTCCACACTGGCCTCCAGCGTGAGGTCAGGTGACTTTGGCAGATGCCTCGATGATGACAAGGCCTCCCTTCTCAGTGCACAGAGTGGTATGTCTGTAGCTAGCTCTCTGCTCCGCCAGAGGGACATGAACGGTGCTGACACCCAGTCCATTCTGTCTTCCAGTGCCTCAATGAGCATGAGGGCAGGAGGGTCTAGCTCAAGCATGAGGGTGACTCAAACAAGCAAGCCACTGTACAGCCTCTTTGCAGATGACATTGACCTGAAAAAACTCAGCCGGAAGGAGAAGGAGATGCAGATGGAGATGAGAGAAAAAATGTCAGATTATCAAATCGAGAAGCTTGTCAGAGACAACAAGCGCAGCACTTTATTTAAGAAGAAGAAGGCCCAGGGAGAAGATGAAGAGAAAGTCGAAGACAACACAGAGAACACAATAGGTGGCATTCGGTACCCTTTCCAAACAGATCTTGACAGAACTGATCCAGCTTCTGCTTTCTCCGGTCAGTTTGCAAATACTGGTGCCATGAATTCAGAGGTGGAGACCAATGTTGATAAGTGGCTGAGTGGCCTGAAAGCAGAAGGAAAGACATCATATCATGACCATGCTGAAAAGGCTAGAGAGAAATACAATAGATCATCCACTCTCAGAGAGGTGGACTCTGAAGCATGCAAGTATAGCTTCTCCAGATCCCAAAGAGAAGAGGTGAACAGTTCTTCTTCCTATCAGTGTAAAGGTGATTCACTGAGAACCATATCAAGATTTTCCTCTACCTCTGCAAAAGAGGACAAGGAAATGTACAAGTTCACACGAACAAAGGCCAGAGAGACAAGTTCTAGGGAAGAAAACCCAGAGCCGTCCTATGATTCTGAATCCCCAGGACCATCAACGCAGAGTCGAGTCAGATCCCGTCACTTGGAAAAATCTGAAGAGGAGTCTAGTTCCAACATGTCAGAATTTGGAGCAAAGAGAAAGTTCATTCAGAGTTTTTCAAAGTCTGAAGATGACGGAGACAGAGAAGAGAAGGTGGAAGAAAGTGAAGAGAGGTTTGCATCAAGGCAATTCTCACAGTACAGACGAAGCACCCACAAGGAAGAAGAAATGGATGATGATGCCATTATTGCTGCCTGGAGAAGCCGGCAAGAAGAAACTAAGGCAAAGCTCCGGCGAAGAAGAGAGGAATGA